Below is a genomic region from Helianthus annuus cultivar XRQ/B chromosome 2, HanXRQr2.0-SUNRISE, whole genome shotgun sequence.
GACTAGCCCATTCGCACGAAGGGCACTGTTTTCTCTCGTGCTGgcattttctaagtgttgaatgtAACTCAGATCCCCATTCTCGTATGAACGATTCTTTGTTAACAGAGTGTATACTGTGGAGGCCTTAGCTTCCAATCTAGTTCCACCGCCTCACTTGAACTTGCAAACAAACACCCAAATAGTTTCCTAGACCTAGAATGAGTTAACCTCGTCCAGCCTCCAATACTTGGTTTATACCTTCCATGTTGAGATGGCACACCCGGGCTATCCTTATTCGGCTATTTGACATTTACGTTCTGTCATTTACTTTATGTTATTCGTGACCAACCAGTTTGTTAAATTAGTTAATAAACTTGTGCTTTGGTGAACTCATAATGAGGTTATTACCTCCATACATGACTTTTGTGATCTATATGACTATAGGATTGTTACTAAACTATATAATATAACATATAGCATGACTGAGCTCACAACTATAGCCGATTAATGCTTAAAAGTTCAAACGGAATTCTGTCCGAGCAAACAGACCCCACTCGCGTGAAGTCCCCACTCGCGTGAAGGGTACTTCCTGTTCGCGCGAACGACACTTTCGCATGAACGGTTTGTGATACTTCGGTTTCCATTTATTTCGTTTCTACGTTCCTCGTTACTGATTCTAACGGGTAAATCAGGACCTGGGAAATCACAGAAACACAGTGTCATAACAAGTGCATGTACGAAATATATTTTCTGTTTAAGTTATACTTTTTACTTATATACTTTATATTCCAAATCTGAATCCTCTGTTCAAACTCCAACACTCACACCTTTGTTTACCCACTTGTAGGGTAACCTCGGTGTTCCAGCGCTCTCATCAACTACTCAACAACTCACGGGAATAACAAACGAAgatttgcaaaaccgtgagtatactcgaacgcCCTTTTCacattttacacttttgggtgcaacaaaCACTTATCAATCTACACAGTTACAGTTACATTTTATGCAATCACACAAACAATCCAAACATGCATGCTTAATACGTTATACTTGATTTGTGTTTCTGGAACattcttatgtgataaacttgtcattaacttcgtacgagcctccccttaacatgtatagcgctataggagtaacgcaccgcccgtagacttgaggtcatgttaagctaAAACAGAACGGTCCTTTCATTATTATGAAAGGATTACGCTAGCGGTAATCTTTGGTCTGACACTTTAATCGCATGCCAGTTTTACGTTGATCTTGATAACAAAGTTtaccatgtggattcgtttacatcattttcatacttatgctattaccaaacttgtatactcgccaatacattGTGTATTCAACTAtaatttaaaacatgttgcaggttgatgacTTGATGATCTTCGAATCTAGTagggatgcttagatacacacttagactACTAGAATTGTTGTTGTATTGTGTTATAGTAAATTGTTGTATTGTTTTAAACATGTTGTATTCTGAAATTTCAATGTTGTAATATGATTTCGTATGTTGTACTTGACAAGTTTTATCAATGAAACAAATCGGTTTTAAATTAAATATTGTCGCAATaatgttatgaagtctcgagcaatctcgttttcgtctcactccgatgtttggccattggttggggtgtgacaaagggGCTATCAAGGATGTACTTACCTTTGAGAAAAGTTGTCTGATTTTTCGAGATGATAGAACCAATTACCTTCTTGAGGCAATTTGCATGAATTTTAGAAATCGTTTTGCTTATAACCCCGATTAGATTGATCGGTCTATAGTCTTTCAAACCCATCGTGGTTGGAGATTTAGATTCGTTAGTGCATGCTTATATAATATTCAAGATTTTGTGCTatgatatttatatatatagttatattattttagcaAATATTGATTATGACACACTGAACTACTGATTGTGTCACACTGAACGGTGACTACTGAATGTGATTATGTGGCTCACTGAATGTGAACTGACTATGCACTGAACTACTGAATGTGACGTACTAAAGGTGACTGTATAttgtttgatatatatatatagatattgtTAGAAAATTGTATATTATATTGTTGTTGTCCCACCGAGTAAACCCCGTTTATTTAGGCGTGCATTTTCCTTGTTATGTATGTTAGGTTGCAAGGATTATTTGGGAAGACTTGGATGGATGGCTCGAGAGATTAAAGACGCACATtgattttcataaaaaaaaattaaaatgtttTGTACGCGATTTTGACTTTATTGAAATAATGTAAAGTTTTATAGTTTATGGAATGATGTTCTGACCACTGATATATTGTATAAGTGACACGTCAACCTAAACTGagttggggtgttacagaagcACTAGTGATGATCTTATTATTAGAAGAGATGCTTGTAAAGATGATGACTAAATGATCTTTAACATATTAGAGATAAGCACTGTAGTGATGATCTCTATTATTAGAAGAGATGCTTGTAAAGGTGATAACTATATTAATTAGTATGatgattatgttttttttaacaacaaCAAACCGATTTATTCAAAACCGAAAAGGAAAACGACACATAGCAAGATGCTATATGACACACCTTTTCATAGTCAAGTATACAATCCAgaattttctgaaaatacatcAAGGATCGACAAAGTTAAAACTCAATCTAGTGAGACTAATTATTCCGTAAACGTGAAATTCTTCCACTCGTTCCAAGTTAGTTCCATGATCTTTGCTCTAGTCCTCATCCAATCGAAAGACTCCTCTTTGATCTCTTCCAATATCTTGTTTGGGTTCGTGAGTTTGTTGTTGAACACTTTGTTAATTCTATTTCTCCATAGATACCATGCCATTAAAAGGTGGATGGCATATATTATTTTAACCTTCCTTTCGGGCCAATCATTTTTTTCTTGAAATCTTGCTTTCATACTCTCCTGTTGATCACGAAATAGTACTTTGGTCCACACCCAGATTTGTAGCCACACCTCTTTTGCAACCGGGCATTGTATAATAATATGGTCAGCCGATTCAGGTTCTAAACCACAAACCATGCACAAGTCCGATCCCAACTGTAATCCCCTTCTTCTTAACGCAGTCAACGTTGGTATCTTTCCTTCCACTGCCCTCCAAAAAAATAAGTTCACTTTTGCTATTGCAATTCTGCTCCATTCAAAGTCGCCTGGAACCGTGTTTATATCAATTGTACCATACAATTCCTTCCTAACCTCTCTTACAGCGAATCCCCTCTCCTTATTCTCCTTCCATCTCCAAATGTCTTCATTATCACTCAATGATTGTTTTAAAAGTAAAGTCCTTAGTTCTTCCCATTCATTTTTCTCTTCGGTACAGTTTGGAAGCCTACTCCACTTCCAATCCCAAAGAATCCCATTCTGATTACTTATATAATTCTGTCTAACCTTGTTCATCTTACTTTTTGCCAAACAAAACAGACGTGGAAACTCCTCCTTTAGCGGACGACCTGTAGCCCATGTTCCATCCAAAACAACGTTTTATCTCCGATACCAACACTACATCTGAGAGCCCTGTTCACCTCCATTCCTACTTTCTTGAATTCTTCTTCAACTCCCACGATTGCTTTCCTACCCCTGCTAATGATTTCTTTATCGGAATACTGTTGGCAACCCTTCTATTTTGATGAACTGATACTATGACTCTAGCCCAAAGCTGATCTGGTTTTTCTTTGAATCTCCATCTCCACTTTATTAAAAGTGCCATGTTCATCTTTTTAATGCCGCCAACTCCCAACCCACCCATTTTCTTTGCCGTCACAATCTTTTCCCATTTTACCCAACAGATTTTATTTATTCCTCCACACCCTCCCCATAGGAACCGTCTTCTAATTCCTTCAAGTATTTTTACCACGTTCTTTGGAGCTTTATACAAAGACAAGAAGTAATTTGGTAATGCTCCCAATACCGACTTAACTAACATGAGTCTCCCAGCGAAAGATAACATTTTAGCCTTCCAATTTGACAATCTCTTGTTGAACTTGTCAATTATTTCTTTCCAATTAGATACTCTATTCATACTCGCGCCAACTTTCAATCCAAGATACATAAACGGAAGCCTACCCGTCTTACACTTCAGTATGCTAGCCATGGTTGTTATTTCCCCTACATCTGTACCCATCCCATACAGGAAACTC
It encodes:
- the LOC110895549 gene encoding uncharacterized protein LOC110895549, translated to MNKVRQNYISNQNGILWDWKWSRLPNCTEEKNEWEELRTLLLKQSLSDNEDIWRWKENKERGFAVREVRKELYGTIDINTVPGDFEWSRIAIAKVNLFFWRAVEGKIPTLTALRRRGLQLGSDLCMVCGLEPESADHIIIQCPVAKEVWLQIWVWTKVLFRDQQESMKARFQEKNDWPERKVKIIYAIHLLMAWYLWRNRINKVFNNKLTNPNKILEEIKEESFDWMRTRAKIMELTWNEWKNFTFTE